CTGCCCCTTCTCGGCATTGCCCCCCTGGTTCGCACGTGTCAACATAAATACTGGGTGGTATCAATGATTTGGAAGAAATATAAACAGCACATGTTGAAGGAAACACAAGACAGACACTTACAGCCATGATTCAGGAGGTGAACGATAACaaaagggagaagaagaactAAGCTTTGCTAACATCCCGAGGTCTTTAGGCTGAAGCCCGATGATCGTCCAGGGGTGGAGAGGGATTACGTACGTACGTGACGGTAATTTAACACTGACGGTTCGTGTTGGTCCGAGCTTTCTGagcgaaaaaaaagttgTCAATGAGACTCTCACATTCTTTTGTACTCaattttaaatttttttttttttcatttggaCTGCTGTTTGGGTCTAGACCTGTTTTATAGGTCCGTTCCAATCGCCATGTCCTCCACTACTTTGCGCGCCGTCACGCATCGCCTGATAACCACTCCAGTCGAGCAATTACCCTCGATAGCTTCGTTCCTTGCGACTTCATTGAACGATTGCGCAGAGCTGCTCTCTACCCCTCAAACTCAGAAATCTGGCAAATCAGATTCCGATAATGCTGTTCAGATCCATAAATTGAAGACTAGACTGGCGAGTCTGTTGCAGGACCGCAGTGTTGAGGGAAGATGGACCGCCGTTGTTCTAGTGAAAGCTACAGTCGAAGCTGGTCAATGGGAAATCCTGCGCGGCTATGAGCCTATTGTTCGCAGCTTGATAAGCATCCTCGCGGTATGAAACCTGTAATCCGTGTTGATTCCAGTGACTGATGCGTTTCTAGAAACCCGATCCAATCTCCACGAGAAAGATGTGTATCGTCACACTAACTCGTATTTTCCACCTCACATACCAATATCCAACACTTGTCCGTGAGATCACAACTCCGCAACTTCCGGGATTCATTACCGCCGCCTTGAACTTGGTCTCTACCATCACGAAGACTCCGTCGGGCTCAGTCCGAAAACCGAAGCCCAACACTCCGTTCATGGAAATAGTCCTTCACGCCTTGCTGGAATTGATCCCAAGACATACCACCATCTTCCGTCCATTCGGTGCCCAGCTCCGAACTCTTCTCGCCGAAGTAATTGGTTCTTCTTCGCCTGCTTATTTCCCGGATCAAGTGATCGACGCAGCTGAGCAGCTGCTTGTCTGTCTCCACAAGTGCGCACCCAAGGATCAGGCGGGTTCTGGATGGAAAGATGATTGCAAAGCGACGATTTTGTCTATCCACCGAACCACAGACCACGTTTTCCGAGCGGTCGTAGAGCAATGGGAGTCTGTCGATGCGTCTCTGGTGCATACACGGCCAAACTACAGCCAAGAAATTGGGGACGGCGGCCCGGATGGTCTTGGTCTTCCAGGTTGGAATGGACTGCACTCGGGCGTGGATAGGTTGATTGCACTTCTGCAGATTCTCTCTGGTTTCATCTCGATGCCATCCGCAGCTGCAGTTGCGCTTCCGATGGGCTCGATCCTCGATTTAACCTCCCGACTTACCTCTGTCACCATTCCGCCCAATGGCGCCGTATCGTCTCAATCTGGAATTCAGTTCAACCAGGAAATTAGTCGTGACGAGCGAGAGGGACTTTGGATGGAGCTGCCTCGCATTCACATTGCATGCATGGACTTGCTTTCCAATGTTGTCGGTATCTTGGCGACCAGCGCAACCTCGGTAACGCAGACTATTCTAGAGCAGGCTGTGTGGACTTTTAAGGGCGAACAATTTAATAGAGACTTACGTTCGGCAGTCTATGCTTTGCTTCGTtctctggtgttggtgaaTGGACCTGCGATGACGAAACAGAGCGTGGTGTCTTTGACTAATGTCTTGCGCTCTTGCTGCAATGATCTATTGCCATCAACTGGAGATAGAATCTCCACCGGAAATCCGGGCTCTGACTCTAAGTCAAAATCAAAGGGTGGACAAGGGACAGCCAATGCGGACGCGTTTTTGAACCCTGATCTTCAGAAATCCCGCCAGGTACAAGCAGACTCTCCGCCTTTGGACATTCAACACAATGCATCTGCATTTTTGCAGGCAGTGTTCGTTTCCATCCCCGCTGAGCTTGTACCGCCCTCCATCAGGGCTGAGATGGACCGCTCCATCATTTTGACATCCGACAAGGACGCGATGCTTGCTAGCGTACTCAACCCCGTCCCGGCAGTCAAGGGTCGTGGAGCAGGCTCGAGCATCATTCCATTCTTGACTAGGCCGTATGCTGATCAGATGGAGGTGGAGGCCCTTGTTCGCCCCAGGATGCCTGTCCTGATGACCGCGCCCGAGCTTGACGCCTAtgttgatgaagacgaagaagcagaagacGAGGACATGGCCGATGATTCATACAACGCCGCCCCAAAGACTGCCGAATTCCTGAAGCAACCTGTGCCAGTGCCCCTGCAAGTACCGAAGTCAGACCATTCGAAGGCCGCAACTCCTGTCCCTACTTTCCATAAGCGGACCTACACCGAGGAACTCACGGCTGAGGAGCCAACACCGCAAAAGCAAGATGTTCAAACCAAAAAGGCGCGATTCGACGAAATTATCCCTACCATCTCGAGCCAACAGCCTTTCTCGCAGCCAGCTTCCGCAATTACCAAGACCGAGGCCCCAAAGCTTTCGACTCAGCTGTCCACTGCATCCACTGCCATGACCCTTCAGGCTCAAGATGAGGCTGTTGATGACAGCGATGATGAATTGCCCACTTTGAACATGGATTCGGATActgatgaagaggatgacgatGTCACAATGGAAGGATAGACGATGTAATTGTGTTTTCATAAATGATCGATCATGTAATTATTTCATGCACATGCAATTGATGACTTCAAGGATCTCGAAATTAACCTGAATGCCTGTTTCAATCAATTTTACAACACCCGTATGCCACTCCCCCAGTATGTACCATCGCTCCAATACCGGAACCATGGCTCATTCCAGCACCACCAACTTTGGCCTTGTAGCCCAAATCCCAATGCACGAAGTGGACTGATTGGAAGAGGCTCCATCAACCATAAGCCACCCCTCGCAAAGTCATCCGCTACAAGACCACCTGAGAGCATCAACCAACAAAATACACACACAAAGTTTGCCGTTCGTCTTAGGCATCTCGGTGTACCAGCAAAGGGCGACTTTCGAAGGATCGATGACTTGAAAACCTGCTCTGCCATGATTGCAACACCCTGCAAAGAGAAAAATAGGAATGTCCCGGACACGGGGGATGTATCCTCAATCTGGGTGTGGCTTCCACAGGCATGTACAAAGCCGCTTAGACAGAAAGCCACCATCACGTACGTTACACGACGGAACTGCAGATGGGAAGCCCAGCCAGCCGGAAGCACGGATAGAATCCAACGTGCTGAAGTTACAAATCCGTAGCGGAAAATTTGGTGCCACCAACGACCCCAGCAGCCCGCCAATCCTTCGTCAAGGATCGGGGTGAAGAATGGCCCGAATGTATCAGAATACAGCCATGAAGCACCCAACGGTGCGGCTGTCAGCTTCTTAGCCCCGTTAGGGAATGCGAGAGATAGCCCCAGGAAGAAAATTGGATTCAGTGATGTCACCAGCTCGAGAGCAAAATACACACTTATGGCGCTGTATAAACGATGAAAAAGCCGGGCTATGGCAGGATGTAATGTGAGATTTGTGAAATAGAAGAAAGGAAATGGTGACAGTGATTCAGCTGAAGTGAGGCCTCGAAAGTAGGGATCTGGCATCAGGATTATGACTTTCAAGATATCCAGCACAAGATAAGATATGAAGAACTTCCGAAAGGCAGCCTGCAGGCGGTCTTTGCCGCTGGGATATGTAGAGGTTTCACTTGCGGGATCATGTGCGTTGATTCTGTCTACGAATTCTGAATGCAATTGGTCGTGAATTGGTCGTGGAAGAGGACCCAGATGGGAAGCCCGCCAGTTCCATTCTGGTCCCCTCAGGTTGAAGAGCAGTCCAGCAGACCATTCAAGACGATGCCAAAAGTTTTCGGGATATGACCGCCAAATATAAAGGTTGCTCTCCCGTTGTGTGCATCTTAAGTTATGCGACTCGAGCGACTTTTTGACGGCCCTAGTTTCAATTTTGGGCTCATTCTGGCAGTTGATATCGACAGGTTTCCGTTCAATGCGCTTGAAATCATGTTCAAGGTCTGTGAGTACAAACAACGTGGCATTCCATACCAACCACCACGCGGTAATCAGACCAAGCATATAGCCATTACCTCCGATAATCGCTCGTCGGTTTTTGAATATTTCGATTGCAATTGCAATGCAGATGACGAAAAGTCCCTTTCGAAAAAATTGTCCGCCTTTGCTGCGAGGAATAACCAGACCTATCAAAGGCAAAATGTTGAGGATGACAACGTGATAGAGTAAAACTGGCCTAAAGATCCCCAGTTCTAGAAGGGCATCTAGTCGCATCTCATAATTCTTGGCCAGATCCTTGTAAGAGCCATAGCGGGGATCGGCCATGTGGGACATGGGGCCGCTACTGTAATGCCTCAGTAGTACGGAGCACTTTGGGATGCGCTGAAAATTGTTGACTTGATATTAGAGGAATTAATGCTTTCCTAAAATCAACATCATTGATGATCTTCGGGACGAACTGAGTATCTGATTGGATATCTGTTGGGGATTTTAGAATACGCAAATGCGAGTGAAGTTTGTTTCGAAAGAACAAACCATCACGTGCAGTGGAGCAGTCATTGTTTGTGCCTCAGGCCACAATCCAACCACGTTTCCTTTACCAAAACCATCACGAACGCGACTATCTTCGAAAAAGTAAAACAGAATGGAACATCAATGCCGAAATCAGAATTGACACGTCAGAAAGATAATGAGGTTGAATTTGGACAGCCTCGTCACTATCTAGCTCTAGGGCTGTTGATCTATCTTTGCCGATGAAAGCGTTGGGAGGAGCTCCCTCATTGACAAACCCACTCCACCCACTTTTCTTATTTCATGGAAAAAACCACCATTTCATGTGCGGCAATTGAGGTGCAGGCTGATCATCAGGAACGGCTATTGATAAGGGGGAGTGACCGACACCAGCGGGGTAACATTGGGGTCCCACAATGTTCAATCACGGGCTTCTTCCATGTCGGCTCTAATCTTTTTGCCGGATTAGCATACTTGCACTTCTCATTGTCGCAAAAATGGCATTCAACGACGTTCGAGGTAAATTGGCCCTGATTACTGGCGCATCAGGAGGGTACGCATGACACCGTTAATAAAAGGACATGAAGCTAATTCGCGTCAATTCTCCGATTTTAGAATCGGTGCAGCTTGCGCACACCAACTGGCACAACATGGAGTTCATCTCGCCTTGACATACTCGACCAATTTGATAGCTTTGAACAACATTGTCGCAGAGATACACTCCAAGAACGCCACACAGAAGCTTCGCATTTCCATCCACCAGGTCGATGTTGGGTCTAGCGATCAAATAGAGGCCATGTTCCAACAAATTGATGTTGAGCATGGCCAACGACCAGATATCCTTATATCAAACGCCGGATATGGCAAGCGAATTCCAGACGTGTCGGACATCTCGCTTGAGGAGTTTGATTACACCATGAATATCAACCTCCGCGCTGCCTTCATTCTTGTCAAAGGCGTGGTAGAGCATATGAAGGCCCAGAAATGGGGACGGATCATCTTTATGTCCTCCATCGCCGCTCAAGGTGGAGGAATTAACGGCTGTCGTAAGTCAATCCACTACGCTTGTTGGATTGCCCTTTTGTTTATTGAAGGCAATTGCTGATTCAAATTCCCTATTCTAGACTATGCAGCCTCCAAGGGTGGTCTTACTGGTATGATGAGGAACCTTTCC
Above is a window of Penicillium digitatum chromosome 2, complete sequence DNA encoding:
- a CDS encoding Armadillo-like helical: MSSTTLRAVTHRLITTPVEQLPSIASFLATSLNDCAELLSTPQTQKSGKSDSDNAVQIHKLKTRLASLLQDRSVEGRWTAVVLVKATVEAGQWEILRGYEPIVRSLISILAKPDPISTRKMCIVTLTRIFHLTYQYPTLVREITTPQLPGFITAALNLVSTITKTPSGSVRKPKPNTPFMEIVLHALLELIPRHTTIFRPFGAQLRTLLAEVIGSSSPAYFPDQVIDAAEQLLVCLHKCAPKDQAGSGWKDDCKATILSIHRTTDHVFRAVVEQWESVDASLVHTRPNYSQEIGDGGPDGLGLPGWNGLHSGVDRLIALLQILSGFISMPSAAAVALPMGSILDLTSRLTSVTIPPNGAVSSQSGIQFNQEISRDEREGLWMELPRIHIACMDLLSNVVGILATSATSVTQTILEQAVWTFKGEQFNRDLRSAVYALLRSLVLVNGPAMTKQSVVSLTNVLRSCCNDLLPSTGDRISTGNPGSDSKSKSKGGQGTANADAFLNPDLQKSRQVQADSPPLDIQHNASAFLQAVFVSIPAELVPPSIRAEMDRSIILTSDKDAMLASVLNPVPAVKGRGAGSSIIPFLTRPYADQMEVEALVRPRMPVLMTAPELDAYVDEDEEAEDEDMADDSYNAAPKTAEFLKQPVPVPLQVPKSDHSKAATPVPTFHKRTYTEELTAEEPTPQKQDVQTKKARFDEIIPTISSQQPFSQPASAITKTEAPKLSTQLSTASTAMTLQAQDEAVDDSDDELPTLNMDSDTDEEDDDVTMEG
- a CDS encoding 3-ketoacyl-acyl carrier protein reductase, putative; translation: MAFNDVRGKLALITGASGGIGAACAHQLAQHGVHLALTYSTNLIALNNIVAEIHSKNATQKLRISIHQVDVGSSDQIEAMFQQIDVEHGQRPDILISNAGYGKRIPDVSDISLEEFDYTMNINLRAAFILVKGVVEHMKAQKWGRIIFMSSIAAQGGGINGCHYAASKGGLTGMMRNLSTRLAEYNISVNDVAPAMIGDTGMLSSAAAFPEVVESIPLKRLGSPEETANVVTMLAKTGYMTGQSLLLAGGLK